The Nocardia sp. BMG51109 nucleotide sequence ACGACGGCGGCGGCAGCAGGATGGCCAGCAGCGGCAGCAGGGCGCCGCAGGTGAATGCCACGGCCGAGGAGGCGGCGGCCTGCCAGGGGTTCGTCAGCTCGTTCGGGTTCAGTCCCAGCTCGGCCTCGGCGTGCGCGGCGAATGCGTCGTGGGCGGTGAGCTCCCGGGCGACCTGGTGCGCGGTCTCCGGCGACAGGCCCTTGGCCCGGTAGATCTGGGCGAGTTCGGCCAGTTCGTAGTCGGGTTCCTCGGCGAGTTCCCGCTTCTCCTTCGACAGCAGGGCCTTCTCGGTGTCGCGCTGGGTGCTGACCGAGACGTATTCGCCCGCCGCCATCGAGATCGCGCCCGCCACCAGCCCGGCCACGCCGGCGGCCAGGATCGGCGTGGTGCTGGTGGTCGCCGACGCCACACCGACCACCAGCCCGGCGGTGGACACGATGCCGTCGTTGGCGCCGAGCACTCCGGCCCGCAGCCAGTTCAGCTTCGATATCAGGCCCTGGCCGTGCGGTTCGGACGGATGCGTCCCGGTGTCGTTCACGTTCAGCAGATTAGGCCCCCGGGGTCGGCGTTCCGGGGATCCGGGAGCGGGAGTGTGTGGGAGGTACCGGGGGAATCGCTGCTCACCGGCCCGGACGCCGGCCGGTAGTATCCGTGGATGTGAATCCCATTGTCACTCGGGTCATGTCCACTCTCGCCGGGCAGCTGGGCAATCCGCACGGATTGCTGGGTAAGGGCGTGGCGGCCATGCTCGATCGCGGAAACCGGGCCATGGTCGCCGGTGCCGTCGAGGCGGCGGAGGTCGCCCCGGGCGCGGCGGCGGCCGATATCGGATTCGGTGGCGGCGTGGGACTGTCGCTGCTGCTGGATCGGGTCGGCGCGGGTGGCACCGTGCACGGCGTGGAGATCTCGCCGGACATGCTGGCGCGGGCCAGGTCCCGCTTCGTCTCCGAGGTCGGCGCCGGGCGGTTGCGGCTGCTCACGGGGTCGCTGACCGAACTGCCGCTGGCCGATGCCGCCGTGGACGCGGCGATCACGGTGAACACCGTGTACTTCGTGCCCGAGCTGGATCGTGCGTGCGCCGAGCTGGCCCGCGTGGTGCGGCCCGGCGGTCGCGTGGTGGTCGGTATCGGTGATCCGGCGGCGATGGCCCGAATGCCGTTCACGGCCTACGGATTCCGGCTGCGGCCGGTCGCGGACGTGATCGGCGAGCTGGAGCGGGTGGGCTTCGCCGTCGAGGATCGCGTCATCGAGCACCGGCCGGTTCCGGCGCACCTGCTCGTCGCGCGGCCGTCCGGGAGCTGAGCGCCCTCGTCTCCCGCACCGGGCGGATTTTCTCTCGTAGGATCCCGACGTGGACATGAGTGCGAGCGTCGAACTTCCGGACGGCTGGGAGGAGTGCGTTCGTACCGTGCTGGCCGTCTCGCCGCGGCCGGAGCTGGCGGATGGGGAGCTGCGGTTGCTCGGCGCGGGCATGGACAGCCTGGCGCTGTTGCTGGAGCGGCCCGAGGGGGCGTATGTGCTGCGGCTGCCGCAGGATCCGCACGGGGCCGAGGGGATCGCACGCGAGGCTCGCCTGCTGCCGGAGCTTGCCGGACTGCTGCCGGTGCCGATACCACGATTCCTGTTCACCGCCCCGAATCCGTTGGGCCCGGGGGAGTTCTGTGTCTATCCGGTGGTACCGGGCGAGTCCGTGCCCGAGGAGAGGTGGCACGAGCGGGGGCTGCTGGACCTGCCCGCGGTTCCCTGGCGCATCGCCGAGCTGATCGAGGGAGTGCACGCCTTCCCGGTCTCCCGAGCTCGCGAGCTGGGCATCGAGTTGTGGGATCTGCGGGCGGATTTCACCGAGGATCTGGAATCCGTTCGCGCCGAGGTGGTTCCGCTGCTGTCGTCGGCGGAGGCGACGATGCTGCTGAACGCCTGGGACGACTATCTCGGGGACGACGTGAATTTCACGAACCGGCCCACGCTGGCGCACGCAGACCTGAGCCTGGACCATCTGCTCGTCACGGGTTCCGAGATCAGCGGGCTGATCGACTTCGGCGACGTGGCGATCACCGACCCCGACTACGACCTGTGCTACCTGTATCCGGAGGCCGGACGGGATTTCGTCGGGCGCGTACAGCATTGCCGCGGAATGGAACTCGACTCCCGGACCGAGACCAAGCTGCGCTTCTGGGCCTGCGCGGACCCGGCGCTGGACGTGCTGGACTCGATCGAGAAGGACCTCCCGCGGTTCCGGGCGGAGCGGCTGCGGGTGCTGACCGAGGCCCTCGAGCAGTTCCAGGGGGAGTAGCCGATCGGGTCACCGGCCGCTTGCGCACCACATCGACGGCGAGGAAATCCGGCTCGTCGCGCGCATCGCGCCGGTGATCGGGGCGCACCCGGCCGAGGTGCGGTGATCACGGGCTCGCGAAAACCGCTTGCCCGGCGCGGCAGGATGGTCTGGTGAACGAGCGGACGGTAACGGTGGACGGTATCGCGGTCACCGACTTCGGCGGTGCCGGTCGGCCGATGGTCGCGCTGCACGGAAGTTTCGGGCGCGCAAGCATATTCGACGGACTGGCCCGTGAACTCGCCGGCCGGGCCCGGATCGTCGCCCCGGATCAGCGGGGCCACGGTTACACCGGTCGTGCCGACAGTTACGCGAGCGATGATTTCGTCGGCGATGCCGCCGGGGTGATCGAGCGCCTGGGTCTGGCTCCGGTCGTGGTGTTCGGGCATTCACACGGCGGAATTACCGCCTACCGCCTCGCCGCCCGGCACCCGGAGCTGGTGTCGGCGTTGGTCATCGAGGATGTCGGCCCGGTGATGCGGCCGCCCGAGATAGCCCGTCCGATCCTGGACGTGCGTGGCTGGCCCGCCGAAGCGTCCACGAAAAATCAACTGGCCGAGGCGATCCGGTCGCGCGGCGTCCCCGATCCAGGCTATTTCATGCAGAGCGCCGAACCGGCCGACGGCGGCTGGCGGCTGCTGTTCGACTGGGATGACATGATGGCCGTGCAGGCCGGCGGCGTCGGCGACTGGTGGGAAGAGTGGCTCGGATCTACTTGTCCCGCATTGGTTTTACGTGGCGAGCACAGCACGCTACTGCCCGCCGAACTGGCCGCTCGGATGATCGCTCGGCGGCCCGGTAGCCGTCTCGTGGAGTTCGCCGGCGCCGGGCACTGGATTCACGACGACGACCCCGCCGGGGTCGCCCGCGCGGTGGCCGGCTTCCTCGGCGAACTCGGCCTCAGTCCAGGTCGTAGCGCATGAACACGTCGGCGCGGTCGTAGGGCATCGGGCCGATCCGGTCGGGCGGGACGTGCACGAAGCCGATGGATTCGTACAGGTGGACCGCGTCCTTCAGGATGCTGTTGCTCCCCAGGAACAGGGCCGTGGCGCCGTGCTCGCGAGCGTAGTCGACGGCGGCCCGCAGGATGATCCGGCCGAGGCCGCGGCCGCGCCGGTCGCGGGCGACGGCCATCTTGGACAGCTCGAACACGCCGTCGCCCTCCGGGACGAGCGCTACGCATCCGACGACATCCTCGCCCTCGCGGGCGATCAGCACCTGGCCGCCCTCGGCGATGATCTTGTGCTCGGGATCGTCCAGGGTCGCGGAGTCGGCGGGTTCCAGGGAGAACAGTTCGACGATCCACGCCTCGTTGAGTTCCTTGAACGCGCGCGCGTCGGCCGGGCCGGACATCGGCTCGACGACGAGGGCGGCGGGGGAGGTAACGGGTCCGGTCTGCTGGGTCACGACGCCAGCCTGCCCGCGACAGAACCATTACGTCCAATACATGATAGGTCCAATTGATACGTTCAACTTATGAACGAGGGAGTGGAGCTGCGCCACCTGCGCTATTTCCTCGCGGTAGCCGAGGAGTTGCACTTCGGCCGGGCGGCGGCCCGGCTGCACATCGCGCAGCCCGCGCTGACCCAGCAGATCCAGCGGCTGGAGACGCTGCTGGGTACCAGGCTGTTCGACCGCACCTCGCGCAGCGTCGCGCTCACGCCGGCGGGGCAGGTGCTGCGGGAACGCGCCGCGACGATCCTGCGACACGCGAGCCGCGATCTCGACGAGGTGGCGCGCATCGGCCGGGGCAGCCAGGGCAAGCTCTATCTCGGATTCGTGCCGTCGGTGCTCCCGTTGAAGCCGTTGCGCAGCGTCCGGCAGTTCCGCGACCGCTACCCGCTGGTCCGGATCGAACTCGTCGAGGGCTACACCACGCACATGATGGCGCAGCTCGGCCACGGCGCGCTCGATCTGGCGATCGTGCGCGATCCGGACGAACAACCCGGCACGGTCGCGTTCCCGCTGGCCACCGAGCCGTTCATGGCGGTGCTGCCCGTCGAGCACCCGCTCGCCGACCGCCCCGCCCTCAGCGGCGCCGAACTCGCCGGCGATCCGCTGGTGTTCTTTCCGCGGGCCGCGGGCGCGGTCGCCCACGACAAGAACCTGCGCCCGCTGGTGGAGGCCGGCTGCCGGCCGAACATCGTGCAGGAGGGCAACACCTGGACCACGGTGCTGTATCTGGTGGGCGAGGGGCTCGGCGTCACCATCGCACCGCGCAGCGCGACATTCACCGCACCGCAGAGCGTGCGGGTCGTGCCCTTGGCCGAAACCGATGCCACGACAACCGTTTACGCCGTGCACCGCAGCGGCGACGACCGCGCCCTGGTGCACAACTTCCTGGCGCTGCTGCCGGACAATGATGTGTAGCAGCGGCATTCGACCGCAGGTGAGCGTAGCGGTCCGAGCGCCGGTGACGCCGTCGTTCCCCGCCCCGGCATGCCACGATGGTTCGCTCGCGTTCTTGTGCGGGCCGATAGGAGGAAGCGGCCGGTCGGCCCGCCCCGGCCGGTGCACCTGTCGTCGCGACGGCCGAGCGCCGTGCACGCCGCCGTCGCGAAAGGTCGGCGGTGGCATGATTGTCGCGAAGGTCGGCGGTGGCGTGGTTGTCGCGGAGATCGGCCGCGGTACGGCGAGTCGTCTGCCGGGGGCCCGGTGTCGGGGCAAAGATCTCGGCCGAGCCGGCCCGCGCACGGCAGACTGTCCCCATGCTCAACCTCCGAATCATGTCGCCCGCCGACATGACCGACGACGTCCTCGAGGCGCTCGACAGCGACGACAGCGTGAGTGGTCTGGCGGTGATGCGTGGCGCGGCACTGCGGCCGGTCGGTGACGTCGTCACGGCGAACGTGGCGCGGGAGGCCGCCAACGACATCATCGCCCGGCTGCGCGGACTGGGCGTCCACCATCGCGGCAGCATCGAGATCCAGCAGGTGCCCACCTGGCTGTCGCGGAGCGGGTTCGAGGCCGAGATCCGCTGTCCGGGTAGTGCTTCCGACTCGGTCGTGTGGGCCGATGTCGCCCAGCGCTCCTACGAGGCCACCGAGCTCAACTGGACCTATCTGAGCTTCATGACCCTCGCGACGGTGATCGCGAGCATCGCCATCATCAGCGACTCGCAGGTGCTCGTCATCGGTGCGATGGTGCTCGGCCCGGAGTTCGGCGCGATCGCCGCGCTCGGCGTGGCCCTGGTGCGGCGTCGCTATGTGCTGGGCATGCTGGCCATCCGAACCCTGGTGCTGGGCTTCGTCGCGGCCATCGTCGCCACGCTGGTGCTGGCGCTGATCGGCCGGGCGCTGGGCTGGATCACCCTCGACGACGTGGTGGGCCCGCGCCCGGGCACCGCCTTCATCTACTCACCGGACAAGTGGTCGTTCATCGTGGCCCTGGTCGCGGGGGCGGCCGGTGTGCTGTCACTGACCTCGGCGAAGGCGACCGCCCTTGCGGGCGTGTTCATTTCGGTGACGACGGTGTCGGCCGCGGGCAATATCGCGCTCGGGGCGGCCTTCGGGGTCGGGTC carries:
- a CDS encoding VIT family protein, with product MNDTGTHPSEPHGQGLISKLNWLRAGVLGANDGIVSTAGLVVGVASATTSTTPILAAGVAGLVAGAISMAAGEYVSVSTQRDTEKALLSKEKRELAEEPDYELAELAQIYRAKGLSPETAHQVARELTAHDAFAAHAEAELGLNPNELTNPWQAAASSAVAFTCGALLPLLAILLPPPSWRVPVTIVAVLVALACTGSISARLGGSNPRRATARVVIGGALAMAVTYGIGQIPGLSGH
- a CDS encoding LysR substrate-binding domain-containing protein encodes the protein MNEGVELRHLRYFLAVAEELHFGRAAARLHIAQPALTQQIQRLETLLGTRLFDRTSRSVALTPAGQVLRERAATILRHASRDLDEVARIGRGSQGKLYLGFVPSVLPLKPLRSVRQFRDRYPLVRIELVEGYTTHMMAQLGHGALDLAIVRDPDEQPGTVAFPLATEPFMAVLPVEHPLADRPALSGAELAGDPLVFFPRAAGAVAHDKNLRPLVEAGCRPNIVQEGNTWTTVLYLVGEGLGVTIAPRSATFTAPQSVRVVPLAETDATTTVYAVHRSGDDRALVHNFLALLPDNDV
- a CDS encoding class I SAM-dependent methyltransferase, whose translation is MNPIVTRVMSTLAGQLGNPHGLLGKGVAAMLDRGNRAMVAGAVEAAEVAPGAAAADIGFGGGVGLSLLLDRVGAGGTVHGVEISPDMLARARSRFVSEVGAGRLRLLTGSLTELPLADAAVDAAITVNTVYFVPELDRACAELARVVRPGGRVVVGIGDPAAMARMPFTAYGFRLRPVADVIGELERVGFAVEDRVIEHRPVPAHLLVARPSGS
- a CDS encoding alpha/beta fold hydrolase, which produces MNERTVTVDGIAVTDFGGAGRPMVALHGSFGRASIFDGLARELAGRARIVAPDQRGHGYTGRADSYASDDFVGDAAGVIERLGLAPVVVFGHSHGGITAYRLAARHPELVSALVIEDVGPVMRPPEIARPILDVRGWPAEASTKNQLAEAIRSRGVPDPGYFMQSAEPADGGWRLLFDWDDMMAVQAGGVGDWWEEWLGSTCPALVLRGEHSTLLPAELAARMIARRPGSRLVEFAGAGHWIHDDDPAGVARAVAGFLGELGLSPGRSA
- a CDS encoding GNAT family N-acetyltransferase, whose amino-acid sequence is MTQQTGPVTSPAALVVEPMSGPADARAFKELNEAWIVELFSLEPADSATLDDPEHKIIAEGGQVLIAREGEDVVGCVALVPEGDGVFELSKMAVARDRRGRGLGRIILRAAVDYAREHGATALFLGSNSILKDAVHLYESIGFVHVPPDRIGPMPYDRADVFMRYDLD
- a CDS encoding phosphotransferase family protein: MSASVELPDGWEECVRTVLAVSPRPELADGELRLLGAGMDSLALLLERPEGAYVLRLPQDPHGAEGIAREARLLPELAGLLPVPIPRFLFTAPNPLGPGEFCVYPVVPGESVPEERWHERGLLDLPAVPWRIAELIEGVHAFPVSRARELGIELWDLRADFTEDLESVRAEVVPLLSSAEATMLLNAWDDYLGDDVNFTNRPTLAHADLSLDHLLVTGSEISGLIDFGDVAITDPDYDLCYLYPEAGRDFVGRVQHCRGMELDSRTETKLRFWACADPALDVLDSIEKDLPRFRAERLRVLTEALEQFQGE
- a CDS encoding DUF389 domain-containing protein produces the protein MLNLRIMSPADMTDDVLEALDSDDSVSGLAVMRGAALRPVGDVVTANVAREAANDIIARLRGLGVHHRGSIEIQQVPTWLSRSGFEAEIRCPGSASDSVVWADVAQRSYEATELNWTYLSFMTLATVIASIAIISDSQVLVIGAMVLGPEFGAIAALGVALVRRRYVLGMLAIRTLVLGFVAAIVATLVLALIGRALGWITLDDVVGPRPGTAFIYSPDKWSFIVALVAGAAGVLSLTSAKATALAGVFISVTTVSAAGNIALGAAFGVGSAIAESSLQLLVNIAGMALAGWGTLALQNVLWSRISVRRARAMLRPRRML